One stretch of Zingiber officinale cultivar Zhangliang chromosome 6B, Zo_v1.1, whole genome shotgun sequence DNA includes these proteins:
- the LOC121989025 gene encoding anaphase-promoting complex subunit 10-like isoform X2, protein MATELDGEEETAAAAGKLTGSPQLSVEDDLREMAKNAAWSVSSYKPGNNVLSLRDDNLDTYWQSDGAQPHLVNIQFQKKVKLQLVILYVDFKLDESYTPSKISIRAGDGFHNLKEIKTVELMKPVGWVHISLSGNDPRETFINTFMLQVAILSNHLNGRDTHIRQIKIYGPRPNPVPLQPFHFTSQEFITYSTIR, encoded by the exons ATGGCTACGGAATTGGACGGGGAGGAGGAGACGGCTGCTGCAGCTGGAAAACTCACCGGAAGTCCGCAGCTCTCTGTGGAAGATGACCTCCGTGAGATGGCCAAGAATGCAGCGTGGAGCGTTAGCTCCTACAAGCCTGGGAATAACGTCCTCTCCCTCCGCGATGACAACCTAGATACCTACTGGCA ATCGGATGGAGCGCAGCCTCATTTGGTGAATATTCAGTTTCAGAAAAAGGTTAAGCTACAG CTAGTAATTCTCTATGTGGATTTCAAATTGGATGAGAGCTACACACCTAGCAAGATCTCGATCCGGGCTGGAGATGGTTTCCACAACCTGAAG GAGATTAAAACTGTGGAGCTTATGAAGCCAGTTGGATGGGTTCATATATCTTTGTCAGGAAATGATCCCCG AGAAACCTTCATTAATACTTTCATGCTTCAAGTTGCTATTTTGTCAAATCATCTAAATGGGCGGGATACACATATACGCCAAATCAAAATATATGGTCCTAGACC AAACCCTGTCCCCCTTCAACCATTTCATTTTACTTCACAAGAATTCATTACCTACTCAACCATTAGATAA
- the LOC121989025 gene encoding anaphase-promoting complex subunit 10-like isoform X3, with protein sequence MATELDGEEETAAAAGKLTGSPQLSVEDDLREMAKNAAWSVSSYKPGNNVLSLRDDNLDTYWQSDGAQPHLVNIQFQKKVKLQLVILYVDFKLDESYTPSKISIRAGDGFHNLKEIKTVELMKPVGWVHISLSGNDPRSKFRPRFLRVCSVLYMHDILAAKVTVENRDLRQIANS encoded by the exons ATGGCTACGGAATTGGACGGGGAGGAGGAGACGGCTGCTGCAGCTGGAAAACTCACCGGAAGTCCGCAGCTCTCTGTGGAAGATGACCTCCGTGAGATGGCCAAGAATGCAGCGTGGAGCGTTAGCTCCTACAAGCCTGGGAATAACGTCCTCTCCCTCCGCGATGACAACCTAGATACCTACTGGCA ATCGGATGGAGCGCAGCCTCATTTGGTGAATATTCAGTTTCAGAAAAAGGTTAAGCTACAG CTAGTAATTCTCTATGTGGATTTCAAATTGGATGAGAGCTACACACCTAGCAAGATCTCGATCCGGGCTGGAGATGGTTTCCACAACCTGAAG GAGATTAAAACTGTGGAGCTTATGAAGCCAGTTGGATGGGTTCATATATCTTTGTCAGGAAATGATCCCCG ATCTAAATTCAGACCAAGATTCTTGAGAGTATGTTCAGTGCTATACATGCACGACATCTTGGCAGCAAAAGTAACTGTTGAAAATAGAGACTTAAGACAGATTGCAAATAGCTAA
- the LOC121989025 gene encoding anaphase-promoting complex subunit 10-like isoform X1, which yields MATELDGEEETAAAAGKLTGSPQLSVEDDLREMAKNAAWSVSSYKPGNNVLSLRDDNLDTYWQSDGAQPHLVNIQFQKKVKLQLVILYVDFKLDESYTPSKISIRAGDGFHNLKEIKTVELMKPVGWVHISLSGNDPRETFINTFMLQVAILSNHLNGRDTHIRQIKIYGPRPSKFRPRFLRVCSVLYMHDILAAKVTVENRDLRQIANS from the exons ATGGCTACGGAATTGGACGGGGAGGAGGAGACGGCTGCTGCAGCTGGAAAACTCACCGGAAGTCCGCAGCTCTCTGTGGAAGATGACCTCCGTGAGATGGCCAAGAATGCAGCGTGGAGCGTTAGCTCCTACAAGCCTGGGAATAACGTCCTCTCCCTCCGCGATGACAACCTAGATACCTACTGGCA ATCGGATGGAGCGCAGCCTCATTTGGTGAATATTCAGTTTCAGAAAAAGGTTAAGCTACAG CTAGTAATTCTCTATGTGGATTTCAAATTGGATGAGAGCTACACACCTAGCAAGATCTCGATCCGGGCTGGAGATGGTTTCCACAACCTGAAG GAGATTAAAACTGTGGAGCTTATGAAGCCAGTTGGATGGGTTCATATATCTTTGTCAGGAAATGATCCCCG AGAAACCTTCATTAATACTTTCATGCTTCAAGTTGCTATTTTGTCAAATCATCTAAATGGGCGGGATACACATATACGCCAAATCAAAATATATGGTCCTAGACC ATCTAAATTCAGACCAAGATTCTTGAGAGTATGTTCAGTGCTATACATGCACGACATCTTGGCAGCAAAAGTAACTGTTGAAAATAGAGACTTAAGACAGATTGCAAATAGCTAA